A window from Thermosipho africanus Ob7 encodes these proteins:
- the folK gene encoding 2-amino-4-hydroxy-6-hydroxymethyldihydropteridine diphosphokinase has translation MIVGLGNDIVEINRFDLKLVDRILTDIEKENKKLNAQYLAGRFSLKESFFKAIGTGISNNSFKDISFLNNKNGKPYFVMHKDFKGFNFCHIALSHDKFANSMVVLEKIKGKIFLGLGSNIGNREENLKKALEYIENFGINILRVSSIYITKPYGYLEQDDFFNIAVEVDTDLSPFELLNTIMEIERIMKRKREIKWGPRNIDIDILFYGNLVVENENLKIPHYDFKNRDFFIAPMYEIAKDFVDPIFDMSMNEYYSKLEKNWEVINWQMKKL, from the coding sequence TTGATTGTAGGTTTGGGAAATGATATTGTAGAGATAAATAGGTTTGATCTAAAACTTGTTGATAGAATTTTAACAGATATAGAAAAAGAGAACAAAAAATTAAACGCCCAATATCTTGCTGGGCGTTTTTCTCTAAAGGAATCATTTTTTAAAGCAATTGGTACTGGAATATCTAACAATTCATTTAAAGATATTTCTTTTTTAAATAACAAAAACGGGAAGCCCTATTTTGTTATGCATAAAGATTTTAAAGGATTTAATTTTTGTCATATTGCACTTTCTCATGATAAGTTTGCAAATTCTATGGTAGTTCTTGAAAAAATTAAAGGAAAGATATTTTTAGGCCTTGGTAGTAATATAGGAAATAGAGAAGAAAATTTAAAGAAAGCCTTAGAATATATCGAAAACTTTGGAATAAACATTTTAAGAGTTTCAAGTATATATATAACAAAACCTTACGGCTATCTTGAGCAGGATGATTTTTTTAATATAGCAGTAGAGGTTGACACTGATTTATCTCCATTTGAATTATTAAATACAATTATGGAAATAGAAAGGATAATGAAGAGAAAACGAGAAATAAAGTGGGGACCGCGAAATATAGACATTGATATATTATTTTATGGAAACTTGGTTGTAGAAAATGAAAATCTTAAGATTCCTCATTATGATTTCAAAAATAGAGATTTTTTCATAGCTCCCATGTATGAAATTGCAAAAGATTTTGTGGATCCTATTTTTGATATGAGTATGAATGAATATTACTCTAAACTTGAAAAAAATTGGGAGGTAATAAATTGGCAGATGAAGAAATTATAA
- a CDS encoding acyl-CoA mutase large subunit family protein, which translates to MFEKEKLEKIKQGMEKYQQNVEKAVQRFPERKEKFTSTSGYEIKRLYTPLDIPDLDYEKDLGFPGMFPYTRGVQPTMYRARFWTMRQYAGFGTAEESNKRYKYLLEQGQMGLSVAFDLPTQIGYDSDDPMAEGEVGKVGVAIDSLEDMEVLFDGIPLDKVSTSMTINSTAAILLAMYIAVAEKQGVPMEKLSGTIQNDILKEYIARGTYIFPPQPSMRIITDIFDFCSKNMPKWNPISISGYHIREAGATAVQEVAFTLADAIAYVEAAIKAGLDPNVFGQRLSFFFAAHNNFLEEIAKFRAARRLWAKIMKERFNVTNPKAMLLRFHTQTGGSTLTAQQPMNNIVRVTIQALAAVLGGTQSLHTNSYDEALGLPTEESVRIALRTQQIIAYESGVADTIDPLAGSYAIEAMTSEIEKRAMEYIEKIDQMGGMVKAIEMGYIQKEIHESAYKSQLAIENGEDIIVGVNKFQIEEDLSQKEVLKVDPELEEKQKQKLKKLKEKRDNEKVKKVLNNVKKAASSDENLMPYILEAVKAYATVGEISNALREVFGEYTETIII; encoded by the coding sequence ATGTTTGAAAAAGAAAAATTGGAAAAGATAAAACAGGGAATGGAAAAGTATCAACAAAATGTTGAGAAAGCTGTACAAAGGTTTCCGGAAAGAAAGGAAAAATTTACTTCTACATCAGGATATGAAATTAAAAGGTTGTATACCCCATTAGATATTCCAGATCTTGATTATGAAAAAGATTTAGGTTTTCCAGGAATGTTTCCATATACGCGTGGTGTTCAGCCAACAATGTATCGTGCAAGATTTTGGACAATGAGGCAATATGCAGGTTTTGGAACCGCTGAAGAATCAAACAAGAGATATAAATATCTTTTAGAACAAGGGCAAATGGGACTTTCGGTTGCATTTGATCTTCCAACGCAAATTGGATACGATTCTGATGATCCAATGGCAGAAGGTGAAGTTGGAAAAGTTGGCGTTGCAATAGATTCTCTTGAAGACATGGAGGTTCTTTTTGATGGAATTCCATTGGATAAAGTTAGTACTTCAATGACAATTAATAGTACTGCAGCAATTTTACTTGCTATGTATATTGCAGTAGCTGAAAAACAAGGTGTGCCAATGGAAAAACTTTCAGGTACTATACAAAATGACATATTAAAAGAATATATTGCAAGAGGGACTTATATATTCCCACCACAACCTTCAATGAGAATTATTACTGATATTTTTGATTTCTGTTCTAAAAACATGCCTAAATGGAATCCAATAAGCATTAGTGGGTATCATATAAGAGAAGCAGGTGCAACTGCAGTTCAGGAAGTTGCATTTACTTTAGCTGATGCTATAGCTTATGTAGAAGCTGCAATAAAGGCAGGATTAGATCCAAATGTTTTTGGTCAAAGGTTATCTTTCTTCTTTGCTGCACACAATAACTTCTTAGAAGAAATTGCAAAGTTTAGAGCAGCAAGAAGACTTTGGGCAAAAATAATGAAGGAAAGATTTAACGTTACAAATCCTAAAGCAATGCTTTTGAGATTCCATACTCAAACAGGTGGTTCGACGTTAACAGCTCAACAACCAATGAATAATATTGTAAGGGTTACAATTCAGGCCTTAGCTGCAGTTTTAGGTGGTACTCAATCTCTACATACAAATAGTTATGATGAAGCTTTAGGACTTCCAACTGAGGAATCAGTTAGAATAGCACTTAGAACTCAACAAATAATTGCATACGAATCTGGTGTAGCAGACACAATTGATCCACTTGCAGGCTCTTATGCAATTGAAGCAATGACTAGTGAGATAGAGAAAAGGGCAATGGAATATATTGAGAAGATTGATCAGATGGGTGGAATGGTAAAAGCAATTGAAATGGGTTATATACAAAAAGAAATACATGAGAGTGCATATAAATCACAACTAGCAATTGAAAATGGAGAGGATATAATTGTAGGTGTAAATAAATTCCAAATTGAAGAAGATCTTTCTCAAAAAGAAGTGTTAAAGGTTGATCCAGAATTAGAAGAAAAGCAAAAACAAAAATTAAAGAAACTAAAAGAAAAAAGAGACAATGAAAAGGTTAAAAAGGTTTTAAATAATGTAAAAAAGGCCGCATCGAGTGATGAAAATTTAATGCCGTATATTTTAGAAGCAGTTAAAGCTTATGCTACTGTTGGTGAAATAAGTAATGCTTTAAGAGAAGTATTTGGTGAATATACTGAGACAATAATAATTTAA
- a CDS encoding class II aldolase/adducin family protein has protein sequence MKKKILEASKFIVENGLVKGTWGNISIRYEDKIYITPSGIPYDILTEDMISVVDLRGNHLGGLKPSSELPTHLEIYRTREDVNAIVHTHPIFSTTVSLVADYIPPLIEDSVMILGSKILVAEYALAGTQDLAINVVKALGNNNAVLLKNHGLITVGVDIKEALTASLVCEKTAEIYLYALNIGKFSTLSEEDAIMLRNKYLNSYRQIEKDVR, from the coding sequence ATGAAAAAGAAAATATTAGAAGCTTCAAAATTTATTGTTGAAAATGGTTTAGTAAAAGGAACATGGGGTAATATATCTATAAGATATGAAGATAAAATATATATAACCCCTTCTGGTATTCCTTATGATATCTTAACTGAAGATATGATAAGCGTTGTAGATTTAAGAGGGAATCATCTTGGAGGCTTAAAGCCTTCATCAGAGCTTCCAACTCATCTAGAAATTTATAGAACTCGCGAAGATGTTAATGCAATTGTTCATACTCACCCCATTTTTTCAACAACAGTTTCATTGGTTGCAGATTATATCCCTCCATTAATAGAGGACTCTGTTATGATATTAGGTTCAAAAATATTGGTAGCCGAATATGCACTTGCTGGTACCCAAGATTTAGCCATAAATGTTGTAAAAGCACTTGGAAATAATAATGCTGTTTTGCTTAAGAATCATGGACTTATTACCGTAGGTGTAGATATTAAAGAAGCTTTAACTGCAAGTTTAGTTTGTGAAAAAACAGCTGAAATATATTTATATGCTTTGAATATTGGCAAATTTTCAACGCTTAGTGAAGAGGACGCGATTATGCTTAGGAATAAGTATTTGAATAGTTATAGACAGATTGAGAAAGATGTAAGATAA
- the disA gene encoding DNA integrity scanning diadenylate cyclase DisA, producing MGVNKLSIPQELISKIKLLAPGTKLRKALDDIVLANFGALIVFISEEKYEKYSDIFQAGFKLEIPFLPEKLYELAKMDGAIIIDDNVTKILGANVHLVPDPSIPTSETGTRHRTAERVAKQLGELTIAVSKRRNVISLYYGSYKYIINDINFLITRVNQALNTLEKYRQNFDKMILNLDVLEIENRVNLIDVVEIINKGIEILKIKEEVEPYVIELGVEGRLASMQLLEIIVEMEDILKNLILDYSKEDIDEEDEAMQILEVLKGYKERKPISTARLLGYEDIANINQLNDYHVQSRGYRLLRNVAKIPMTITHNVVKAFGNVFSLSNADFSALKEVEGIGEKRASAIIDSINSMRKRISQG from the coding sequence ATGGGGGTTAATAAATTGAGTATTCCACAGGAGTTAATTTCAAAAATAAAACTTCTTGCTCCAGGAACAAAATTAAGAAAGGCGCTTGATGACATAGTATTAGCAAATTTTGGAGCCTTAATTGTTTTTATTTCAGAAGAAAAATATGAAAAATATTCTGATATTTTTCAGGCTGGATTTAAATTAGAAATACCCTTTTTACCAGAAAAGTTATATGAACTTGCAAAAATGGATGGAGCGATAATAATCGATGATAATGTAACTAAGATATTAGGAGCAAATGTACATCTTGTACCAGACCCAAGTATACCAACTAGTGAAACAGGAACAAGGCATAGAACAGCCGAAAGAGTCGCCAAACAGCTGGGTGAGCTTACAATAGCAGTTTCAAAAAGAAGAAATGTTATTAGTCTTTACTACGGAAGTTATAAATATATTATTAACGATATTAATTTTTTAATTACACGGGTTAATCAAGCTTTAAATACATTAGAAAAGTATAGACAGAATTTTGATAAGATGATTTTAAATTTGGATGTTTTAGAGATTGAAAATAGAGTTAATCTAATTGATGTTGTAGAAATTATCAATAAAGGGATTGAAATTTTGAAGATAAAAGAAGAAGTTGAGCCGTATGTTATTGAACTTGGTGTTGAAGGAAGACTTGCATCAATGCAATTGTTAGAAATAATTGTCGAAATGGAAGATATATTAAAAAATTTGATCCTTGATTATTCTAAAGAAGATATTGATGAAGAAGACGAAGCAATGCAAATTCTAGAAGTTTTAAAGGGGTATAAAGAAAGAAAACCTATTTCAACTGCCAGACTTTTGGGATATGAAGATATAGCTAACATAAACCAATTAAATGATTATCATGTTCAATCTAGAGGTTATAGGTTGTTAAGAAATGTTGCAAAAATTCCAATGACAATTACTCACAATGTGGTAAAGGCGTTTGGGAATGTGTTCTCTTTGAGTAATGCAGATTTTTCTGCTTTAAAGGAAGTTGAAGGTATTGGTGAGAAAAGAGCAAGTGCAATTATTGATAGTATAAATTCAATGAGAAAAAGGATATCCCAAGGTTAG
- the pdxT gene encoding pyridoxal 5'-phosphate synthase glutaminase subunit PdxT, with the protein MKIGVSGIQGDFREHKVMLEKLGVDVKVVRKPEELDEVDGLVIPGGESTTMIRIMKMVNLYEKLKQKIKEGFPVFGTCAGMILLSKEVVNFPQDSLGVIDIKVERNAYGRQVDSFEEQIEVKGFEKPFNAIFIRAPKVVDYGENVEVLATYMDSPVLLRQNNVLVASFHPELTEDTRIHEYFLNMVKK; encoded by the coding sequence TTGAAAATAGGTGTTTCTGGGATCCAAGGAGATTTTAGGGAACATAAAGTTATGCTTGAAAAACTTGGGGTAGATGTTAAGGTAGTAAGAAAACCTGAAGAGTTAGATGAAGTTGATGGTTTAGTTATTCCTGGCGGAGAATCAACTACAATGATTAGAATAATGAAAATGGTTAACTTATATGAAAAGCTTAAACAAAAAATTAAAGAAGGATTTCCGGTATTTGGAACATGTGCTGGAATGATTTTACTTTCAAAAGAAGTTGTAAACTTTCCTCAAGACTCTCTAGGGGTAATTGATATTAAGGTGGAAAGAAACGCATATGGTAGACAAGTTGATAGTTTTGAAGAACAAATTGAGGTAAAAGGATTTGAAAAACCATTTAATGCAATTTTTATACGTGCGCCTAAGGTAGTAGATTACGGTGAGAATGTTGAAGTTTTAGCAACTTATATGGATAGTCCAGTGCTATTAAGACAGAATAATGTTCTTGTAGCATCATTTCATCCAGAATTGACTGAAGATACAAGAATTCACGAATATTTTTTGAATATGGTAAAAAAATAA
- a CDS encoding flagellar protein FliT, which yields MADEEIIKIEEMIDKAIEEENFQLLNELLEKRENLLKKGISEELAKLILEKDKQRKNKILEMMEQLGVQAKNIKLGEKALKGYGGIEGLNNTGGRFKGRG from the coding sequence TTGGCAGATGAAGAAATTATAAAGATTGAGGAAATGATTGATAAAGCTATAGAGGAAGAGAATTTTCAGTTACTAAATGAACTTCTCGAGAAGAGAGAAAATCTTTTAAAAAAAGGTATAAGTGAAGAACTTGCAAAATTGATATTAGAAAAAGATAAACAAAGAAAGAATAAGATTTTAGAAATGATGGAACAACTAGGAGTTCAAGCAAAGAATATAAAATTAGGTGAGAAGGCTTTAAAAGGCTATGGTGGTATTGAAGGCCTAAATAATACTGGTGGGAGGTTTAAAGGAAGAGGATGA
- the mfd gene encoding transcription-repair coupling factor, with amino-acid sequence MNKILIVPSEKDCNIEGYFYIPSYDVFPYENLENSWFVRSKRIYSLYLALNNNLKGVATLYSITRFIMPPSIFKKYVIELKVGDIFESPEELFSKLGYERVYNVTEGGQFSIRGDIIDFYGPNEVPTRIELFDNLIEDIRHFDPSTQKSIRKIEKALILPAREYIEPVIHETMIGEKYNGTFLDYNVEFQIFNKPKVIESFSKKEREIRQLIMDPNLRQNYIRYSGIDFKEIIKIAKEIDLNSDIQKSKIDEKKEEEINSLPVLSEDEFNIGDIVVHKEYGIAKFVGTTKITQKDLEREFLILQFNDSKLFVPTDRLDLVQKYIGTNENVTLDNLKKNNWSKRVKKAKSQIEKIVKEILRINALRKNTKGISLPGDSELEKEFAKTFPHIETQDQLKAIQEVSEDLSSEKNMDRLLAGDAGYGKTEVAMRAAFKAAISGKQVAVLVPTTVLARQHYENFKKRFEPFGINVELYDSSLTKKQKDEVKQKIETGITDVVIGTHGLLKSIKFSDLGLLIIDEEQKFGVQQKEALKKLRINVNILSMSATPIPRTLHMALSGIKDMSVIKTPPFGRKNIQVYVNTYDEKIIRQAIMREINRGGQVLYVHNRVNDIENVAKKLKEIVPEVSIDIANGQMPKKRMEKVIEEFYHGKLDVLVATSIIENGVDIPNANTLIVDDAHRYGLAQLYQLRGRVGRSDKRAFAYFFHPSKVNKVAKERLKAIKEIMGPGSGFQIALKDMEIRGIGNILGLEQHGFINDIGFHYYFEILEEVLNKEYGKITNEIKTEIIGLKGSIIIPEEYIANPIERLRIYRRISSFENEQMIFDLIDELNDRFGKVPQSVINLLKYARMRIIASKLSINKIELYEDNIVVYTSKKINFSLPNIYNEKEKAYIIYSTEEEFINEIEKLSKS; translated from the coding sequence ATGAATAAAATTTTAATAGTTCCATCTGAAAAAGATTGCAATATTGAAGGATATTTTTACATTCCTTCCTATGATGTTTTTCCATATGAAAATCTTGAAAATTCATGGTTTGTAAGATCAAAAAGGATATACTCTTTATATCTTGCCCTAAATAATAATCTAAAAGGGGTAGCTACTTTGTATTCGATAACAAGATTTATTATGCCTCCCTCAATTTTTAAAAAATATGTCATTGAATTAAAAGTTGGTGATATATTTGAATCACCTGAAGAATTATTTTCAAAGCTTGGTTATGAAAGAGTATATAATGTTACGGAAGGCGGTCAATTTTCAATACGTGGAGATATAATAGATTTTTATGGTCCTAACGAAGTACCAACTCGTATTGAATTATTTGATAATTTAATTGAAGATATTAGACATTTTGATCCTTCTACTCAAAAAAGTATTAGAAAAATTGAAAAAGCTCTTATACTTCCAGCAAGAGAATATATAGAACCAGTTATTCATGAAACAATGATTGGCGAAAAATACAATGGAACTTTTTTAGATTATAATGTCGAATTTCAAATCTTTAATAAACCTAAAGTAATAGAAAGTTTTTCAAAAAAAGAAAGAGAAATAAGACAACTAATTATGGATCCTAATCTTAGACAAAATTATATAAGATATTCAGGAATAGATTTTAAGGAAATAATAAAAATTGCAAAAGAAATTGATTTAAATTCAGACATACAAAAATCAAAAATCGATGAAAAAAAGGAAGAAGAAATTAATAGCCTTCCCGTATTATCTGAAGATGAATTTAATATTGGAGACATTGTAGTTCACAAAGAATATGGAATTGCTAAATTTGTAGGTACCACCAAGATTACTCAAAAAGATTTAGAAAGAGAATTCTTAATTTTACAATTTAACGACTCTAAGCTTTTCGTACCTACAGACAGATTAGATTTAGTACAAAAATATATAGGAACAAATGAAAATGTAACTCTGGATAATCTAAAGAAAAATAATTGGTCAAAAAGAGTTAAAAAGGCAAAATCACAAATTGAAAAAATTGTAAAAGAAATACTCAGAATAAATGCACTTAGAAAAAATACTAAGGGAATTTCTTTGCCAGGCGATAGTGAACTTGAAAAAGAATTTGCTAAGACATTCCCTCATATTGAAACTCAAGACCAATTAAAAGCTATACAAGAAGTCTCAGAAGACCTTTCTTCTGAGAAAAATATGGATAGATTACTCGCAGGAGATGCAGGATATGGCAAAACAGAAGTTGCAATGCGGGCTGCTTTTAAAGCTGCCATTTCCGGAAAACAGGTAGCTGTTTTAGTCCCAACCACAGTACTTGCCCGTCAACACTATGAAAACTTTAAAAAAAGGTTTGAACCATTTGGAATAAACGTTGAATTATATGACAGTTCTCTTACAAAAAAACAAAAGGATGAAGTAAAACAAAAAATTGAAACAGGAATTACTGATGTAGTTATTGGAACACACGGCTTATTAAAATCAATAAAATTTTCTGATCTTGGGCTTTTAATAATAGATGAAGAACAAAAATTTGGAGTTCAACAAAAAGAAGCCTTAAAAAAATTAAGGATAAACGTTAATATACTTTCAATGAGTGCAACTCCTATTCCTAGAACTTTACACATGGCGTTAAGTGGTATAAAAGACATGTCTGTTATTAAAACACCACCTTTTGGAAGAAAAAACATACAAGTTTATGTAAATACTTACGATGAAAAAATAATCAGACAAGCTATAATGAGAGAAATTAATAGAGGTGGTCAGGTTTTATATGTACATAATAGAGTTAATGATATAGAAAATGTAGCTAAAAAGTTAAAAGAAATAGTTCCAGAAGTATCTATAGATATAGCAAACGGTCAAATGCCAAAAAAGAGAATGGAAAAAGTAATCGAAGAATTTTACCATGGAAAATTAGATGTTCTTGTCGCAACATCAATTATCGAAAATGGCGTAGACATTCCTAATGCAAATACACTAATTGTAGATGATGCACATAGATATGGGCTTGCTCAGCTTTATCAATTAAGAGGTAGAGTTGGCCGCTCAGATAAAAGAGCTTTTGCATATTTTTTTCATCCTTCAAAAGTAAATAAAGTAGCCAAAGAACGATTAAAAGCAATTAAAGAAATTATGGGACCAGGTAGTGGTTTTCAAATAGCACTTAAAGATATGGAAATCAGAGGAATTGGAAATATTCTTGGACTTGAACAGCATGGATTTATAAACGATATTGGTTTTCACTATTACTTTGAAATACTAGAAGAAGTATTAAACAAAGAATATGGAAAAATCACTAATGAAATTAAAACAGAAATAATTGGTCTAAAAGGTTCAATTATAATACCAGAAGAATATATTGCAAATCCAATAGAAAGACTTAGAATATATCGTAGAATATCTTCATTTGAAAATGAACAAATGATTTTTGATTTAATTGATGAATTAAATGATCGCTTTGGAAAAGTTCCACAAAGTGTTATAAACTTACTAAAGTACGCAAGGATGCGTATAATTGCTTCTAAATTATCTATTAATAAGATAGAATTATATGAAGATAATATAGTAGTTTATACCAGCAAAAAAATTAATTTTAGTCTACCAAACATTTACAATGAAAAAGAGAAAGCATATATTATCTATTCAACAGAGGAAGAATTTATAAACGAAATTGAAAAATTATCAAAATCGTAA
- a CDS encoding nucleotidyltransferase has protein sequence MKVLGVVVEYNPFHNGHLYHLKSAKKLVKPDFTIAVMSGNFCQRGEPAIVNKFARAKMALLNGIDVVFEIPTVYALQDAGGFAFGSVGLMHKLGLVTDIVFGSESADISFLEKISKILYENSKEFDYLIKRELKKGLSYPNARKFALQKFLKTDLDTIKKLENSNDILGIEYIKAIFKYNSNIKYHVIKRVGAKYNEQNLSGKFSSATAIRNAIKFEKNIKEYVPESTYLILKDEFEKGRGPVFLENLEQFILSEFRLKARENLENIYGFSEGLDKRFIDSANISTNLKEFIENIKAKRFTFSRIRRLIFHAIFNFEKNYMEFSNKLGPQYARVLGFSKKGQEFLSYAKKKSTIPIITNPSLKNKILKDVLKNSERKWDFNISLYNWQFEKDILASNIYTLFYPNSSQRKSGMDFRKPIIIEG, from the coding sequence ATGAAAGTTTTAGGAGTTGTAGTTGAATATAATCCTTTCCATAATGGCCATCTCTATCATTTAAAATCTGCTAAAAAGCTAGTAAAACCTGATTTTACAATTGCGGTTATGAGTGGAAATTTTTGCCAAAGAGGAGAGCCGGCTATTGTTAACAAATTTGCAAGAGCTAAAATGGCTCTTTTAAATGGTATTGATGTAGTATTTGAAATTCCAACTGTCTATGCATTACAAGATGCAGGTGGCTTTGCATTTGGTTCAGTTGGCTTAATGCATAAACTTGGTCTTGTTACAGATATTGTATTTGGAAGCGAAAGTGCTGATATTTCATTTCTTGAAAAGATCTCCAAAATCTTATATGAAAATTCAAAAGAGTTTGATTACCTAATAAAAAGAGAACTAAAAAAAGGTTTGTCATATCCAAACGCAAGAAAATTTGCACTTCAAAAATTTTTGAAGACTGATTTAGATACTATTAAAAAGCTAGAAAACTCAAATGATATTCTAGGAATCGAATACATCAAAGCAATTTTTAAATATAACAGCAACATTAAGTATCATGTTATTAAACGTGTTGGTGCAAAATACAATGAGCAAAATTTATCTGGGAAATTTTCTTCAGCTACTGCAATTAGAAATGCTATAAAGTTTGAAAAAAACATTAAAGAATATGTTCCTGAAAGTACTTATTTAATTTTAAAAGATGAATTTGAAAAAGGGAGAGGTCCAGTCTTTTTGGAAAATTTAGAACAATTTATACTCTCTGAATTTAGATTAAAGGCAAGAGAAAATTTAGAAAATATATATGGTTTTAGTGAAGGTTTAGACAAAAGATTTATTGATAGTGCAAATATTTCAACCAATCTTAAAGAATTCATTGAAAATATAAAAGCAAAAAGATTTACATTCTCAAGAATAAGAAGGTTGATATTCCATGCGATCTTTAATTTTGAAAAAAACTATATGGAATTTTCAAATAAACTAGGACCTCAATATGCAAGAGTTCTCGGATTTTCAAAAAAAGGTCAAGAATTTTTATCATATGCAAAGAAAAAATCAACAATTCCAATTATCACAAATCCTTCACTCAAAAACAAAATACTAAAAGATGTTTTAAAAAACAGTGAAAGAAAATGGGATTTTAACATAAGCTTATACAACTGGCAATTTGAAAAAGATATACTTGCAAGTAATATCTATACTTTATTTTATCCTAACTCTTCTCAAAGAAAATCTGGTATGGATTTTAGAAAGCCAATAATAATTGAGGGATAA
- the pdxS gene encoding pyridoxal 5'-phosphate synthase lyase subunit PdxS — MTQKGTWMVKEGFAEMFKGGVIMDVTTAEQAKIAEEAGAVAVMALERVPADIRKAGGVARMASISKIKEIMEAVSIPVMAKVRIGHIAEARILEALGVDFIDESEVLTPADDKYHINKWDFKVPFVCGARNLGEALRRIAEGAAMIRTKGEAGTGNVVEAVKHMRTVMDEIRMVQNMPDEELVTFAKNIGAPVNLVAKVKELGRLPVVNFAAGGVATPADAALMMMLGADGVFVGSGIFKSKDPAKMAKAIVMAVTYWNDPEMLLKISEDIGQPMEGLEIEELDVKLQERGW; from the coding sequence ATGACACAAAAGGGAACATGGATGGTAAAAGAAGGTTTTGCTGAAATGTTTAAGGGTGGAGTAATAATGGATGTTACAACTGCAGAGCAAGCAAAAATAGCAGAAGAAGCTGGTGCAGTTGCAGTTATGGCACTTGAAAGGGTTCCGGCAGACATTAGAAAAGCTGGTGGCGTTGCAAGAATGGCTAGCATTAGTAAAATTAAAGAGATTATGGAAGCAGTTTCTATCCCTGTAATGGCTAAAGTTAGAATTGGTCATATTGCAGAAGCAAGAATATTAGAAGCTTTAGGAGTAGACTTTATTGATGAATCTGAAGTTTTAACTCCTGCAGATGATAAGTATCATATAAACAAATGGGATTTTAAAGTTCCATTTGTTTGTGGAGCAAGGAACTTGGGAGAAGCATTAAGAAGAATTGCTGAAGGTGCTGCAATGATAAGAACGAAGGGAGAAGCAGGTACAGGAAACGTTGTTGAAGCTGTGAAGCATATGAGAACTGTAATGGATGAGATAAGAATGGTTCAAAATATGCCTGATGAAGAATTGGTCACTTTTGCAAAAAATATTGGTGCTCCTGTAAATCTGGTAGCAAAAGTTAAAGAATTAGGAAGACTTCCTGTTGTTAATTTTGCCGCAGGTGGTGTTGCAACTCCAGCAGATGCAGCATTAATGATGATGCTTGGTGCCGATGGAGTTTTTGTTGGAAGTGGAATATTCAAATCGAAAGATCCAGCAAAAATGGCAAAAGCAATTGTTATGGCTGTTACTTACTGGAATGATCCAGAAATGTTGTTAAAAATTTCTGAAGATATTGGGCAACCAATGGAAGGTTTAGAGATAGAAGAACTTGATGTAAAGCTCCAAGAGAGGGGTTGGTAA
- a CDS encoding ferritin family protein translates to MPEFSNPFSSLKNDRKLSHEELVRAIRYMIAAEYEAIQLYTQLAESTDNQLAKEVLYDIANEEKVHAGEFLRLLKELSPDEEQFYLEGAKEVEEEIKKLKEKK, encoded by the coding sequence ATGCCAGAATTTTCCAATCCATTTTCATCTTTAAAAAATGATAGAAAACTTTCACATGAAGAGTTAGTTAGAGCTATTCGATACATGATTGCAGCAGAATACGAAGCAATTCAGTTATACACTCAACTTGCTGAATCAACAGATAACCAACTTGCAAAAGAAGTTTTATATGACATAGCAAATGAGGAAAAAGTGCATGCTGGCGAATTTTTAAGACTTCTGAAAGAATTATCTCCAGATGAAGAACAATTCTATTTGGAGGGTGCTAAAGAAGTTGAAGAAGAAATAAAGAAATTAAAAGAGAAAAAATAA